TTGTTGGCGCAGCTTTAGTTCAGCCATGACTTCAAACCTCCTTGCACCACAGCGAACAAGAGGTGCTAAAAATCTCTTGCAAAGCAATATTCAAATAGCGCACCGACAAAAGCAATGGCATTTCCCCAGCGATAGCGTAAGCAGTAGTGCTTTTGAGCGCATCGCTGCAACCATCTTAACCTTGAGAAAATCCTTCTACCGACGATTAGCAATGTTGAAATTGGCGGCGACGCTAGAAAAATCGCACCTTTGGCATTAGGAGAGAACAAGCGATCGCTTTGTCCCATTTTTCTTTTGATACTACACGCAGCTCCCCCGGATTAAAGGGGCTTTGTTGGATCTGCGTCTACCATCAAGAAACTGGTTTGGTACCATCCCTCTTGGTCTGATAAACCTTTATCGGGCGGTCAATGCCTTTGAAACGGTACTCTCCCATTTCCTCCAAGCCTTGCGTCCCCAAGGGAAGGCCCTTTTGGGGGGTTCGCGTCAGCATTGAATAGGTGGCTTCGCTGACGACACATTCACCGGGAGGACAAATTCCTTCCATGCGGGAGGCAAGATTAATTGTTGCTCCTAACGCAGTATAATCTACCCTTTGAGAACTGCCGACATCTCCAATTACTGCCCTACCGCTGTTGATAGCAATCCTGATTTGCAGCGGTTCTGCTAATACTTGATTCGCATTGAGATTTTCTAGACGAGTCAGCATTCCCATAGCCGCAGCAACAGCCTTGTCAGCATGATCTATTTGCGGTTCCGGAGCGCCAAAGAATGCCATAATGCAATCTCCAATATATTTATCCAGCGTTCCTCCAACCGCAAAAACTTCCTGTAACATTTCCTCGAAGAAAGCATTTAGCAAGTGGGCAATTTGTGCGGGACGCAATCTTTCCGAAAGTGCAGTAAAGCCGACAATATCAGCGAAGAGAATGCTGATATCAACTTCGGCGGGAACCAGACGACCATCTTCTAATGCCCCTTGGGTCATAATGTGCTGCACAACAGAAGGGGAGTGATAGCGCTCTAGTCTATTCCTAATTGTTTCTTCGTTTCTGAGTTTGAGTGTTAAGAGCCACCGTTGTACAGCTGAGGCGACGAGATTGGCTAAGGCTGAAAAAAAACTGAGGTCTTCTTCTCCGCCTTTAGTCCAATGGCTAGAAGGAAGTTGAGCATCGGCATAAAGTACGCCGACTACTTTATTTTCATCCCAGAGAGGAACAGCGATCGCGCTCTTGATGCCTTTGACGAAAATACTTTGTTCCCCTTCAAACCGTTTATCCATTTGAGCATCTGCGGTTTGAATTGCTACTTTTTCATCAAATACTCTTTGACAAATGCTGCGACTAATCCAACTACCCGACTCGGTGAGATTTTGAGAGACATCTCTGGTTGCGGCATTGAGCAATTCAAGTTTACCTAAACCGTTGACATCAACTAACAATGCTAAGCGTTCAATACTTTTGAGGCTGCGGAAAACAACTTCCTGCACCTGTTCAAAAATGGCTTCTATTGATTCAGCAGCACTGAGAGCCTTAGCGATATCTACCAAATCTTTCAGGCGAGCGATCGCTTTCTCCTTATTGTCGCTGGAATCTTTCGCCCCATCCGCTTGTATCCATTGCTGTTGCAGTTCTTTAACATTGCGAAGGATAGTAGTACCTTCAGGCGGTACCTCTAGCAAATCGGGTTTTACAGGAGCAGTTAAAACAACAACTACACCAACATCTCCCAGCCAAATAACGTCACCGTCATTTATCTGTTGAGGCGAGGTTACAGGACGTTCGTTCAATCGTGTCCCGTTTTTGCTACCCATATCCTCAATTGTCCAGTCTCCGGTCGCTGTCTTCAAAAATTGGACATGGTAGCGGGAAATTCCCCCAAAAGGCAAGCACAAGTCACATTCTGGCAAACGCCCGATAGTAAATTCATCCTGATTTACCGTAACCGTTCTTTCCGTATCTTCTTCTTTTAGGCGTAGTTTAAGTTCAGCCATGACTTAATACCTTTTTGAAGCAAAGCCAACAAAGGAGGCACAATTCCCCAGCCCGTAGTCTAAGTATAAATTTATGCAATTTAGATGCACAAAGCATTATTAGATCCAATGCGATCGCGCCCTTTCTATGAAAAATTGGGGGGTATGACCCCTCATCCTTAGAACAACAGTATCATAGTATGGCTG
This genomic stretch from Funiculus sociatus GB2-C1 harbors:
- a CDS encoding adenylate/guanylate cyclase domain-containing protein — its product is MAELKLRLKEEDTERTVTVNQDEFTIGRLPECDLCLPFGGISRYHVQFLKTATGDWTIEDMGSKNGTRLNERPVTSPQQINDGDVIWLGDVGVVVVLTAPVKPDLLEVPPEGTTILRNVKELQQQWIQADGAKDSSDNKEKAIARLKDLVDIAKALSAAESIEAIFEQVQEVVFRSLKSIERLALLVDVNGLGKLELLNAATRDVSQNLTESGSWISRSICQRVFDEKVAIQTADAQMDKRFEGEQSIFVKGIKSAIAVPLWDENKVVGVLYADAQLPSSHWTKGGEEDLSFFSALANLVASAVQRWLLTLKLRNEETIRNRLERYHSPSVVQHIMTQGALEDGRLVPAEVDISILFADIVGFTALSERLRPAQIAHLLNAFFEEMLQEVFAVGGTLDKYIGDCIMAFFGAPEPQIDHADKAVAAAMGMLTRLENLNANQVLAEPLQIRIAINSGRAVIGDVGSSQRVDYTALGATINLASRMEGICPPGECVVSEATYSMLTRTPQKGLPLGTQGLEEMGEYRFKGIDRPIKVYQTKRDGTKPVS